The Dehalococcoidia bacterium region TCCACGCGCTCCTGCTGCAGGAGCGTCAAGTCGCGCTGCGGGTCGCGGGGGTACTTCTCAAAGTCTTCGTTGGGTCCGAACTGAGTGGGGTTGACGAAGATGCTGGTGACGACCACATCGTTTTCGGCGCGGGCGCGGCGCACGAGCGAGAGGTGTCCCTCGTGCAGGTAGCCCATCGTGGGCACAAACCCGACGCTTCCCGAGGCCTGCGACCGCAAGCGCCGCATTCCATCGATTGTCGCCACCACTTGAAGTACGGGGAGGGCACGGATGGTTTCGGAGAGAGCCATGTTACACCGCCATCTTTGAGAGCTCCGCCAGGACGCTCTCGTCCATCAGAAAGCTCTCCTTGTCGGTCGGGAAAGCCCCCGACCGCACCTCTTCCAGATAACGAAGCACCGCCTCCCGTATCTCCTCGTGAAGACGGAGGTACTGTTTGGCGTGCTTGGGTACGAAATCGGAAAGGAGACCGAGGAAGTCGTGGATCACCTGCACCTGGCCGTCGCACTGGGGGCCGGCGCCGATGCCGATGGTAGGGATGTCGAGCCGCTCGGAGATGATCCTGCCGAGAGGAGCGGGTATGGTCTCGAGGACGATGGCGAACGCGCCCGCTTCCTGCAATGCGAGCGCATCCTGGAGCGTCTTGACGGCGGCTTCCGGCGTCTTGCCCTGTACCTTGTGGCCGCCGATCTGGCTGACCGACTGCGGCGTCAGCCCGATGTGCCCCATGACGGGAATACCTATCGAGACAAGCCGCCGGACCGTCTCCGCCATGTGGACGCCGCCCTCCAGCTTCACGGCGGTGGCGCCCGCCTCCTGCAAGAAACGACCGGCGTTTCGGAGCGCGTCCTCAATGCCGGTCTGGTAGCTCATGAAGGGCATGTCGCCTACTACGATCGCCCTCTTCGTCCCCCTCACCACCGCCCTCGTGTGATGGAGCATCTCCTCCATCGTGACGGGTATCGTCGAGTCATAGCCGAGGACGACCATGCCGAGGCTGTCGCCGACGAGGATTATGGGGATGCCCGCTTCGTCGAGGATGCGCGCTGTGGGGTAGTCGTAGGCGGTGAGCATGGGGATCTTTTCGCCCCGCTGCTTCATCGCCTTCAACTCGTGGACGCTCAGTCGAGCCATGGCTGGACCTCCTGGCTGAACGGATCGGCGCGGCCGTGCGCGAGAGCGAACTCCTCGACGCGGGGGCCGATCCAGGAGATGCGGTTGTTCTCATCGACGTGCACCACGCGCGGCCTCAGGTTTCGCGCCTCTTCTTCCGTGCACGGCGCGTATGTAAGAACGAGGACGATGTCGCCAGGATGGACGAGGTGCGCAGCGGCGCCGTTTATGCACGCTTCGCCGCTGCCGCGGCAGCCGGGGATGGCGTAGGTGATCAGGCGGTTGCCGTTATCGACATCCAGGACGTGCACCTGCTCATAGGGCAGGATATCGGCCGCTTCCATCAGCTCGGGGTCGAGCGTAATGCTCCCCATATAGTTCAGGTCCGCCTCCGTGACGCGCACGCGGTGGATCTTGCTCTTGAACATCAGCCTCAAGGCTCTACCTCCTTACTCCGCTCCGGACGCAGCGGTGGAAGCGATAACCAAAAAGCCCTTCCGGCCGGAACCGAAAGGGCAAGCAAAGTCAGGCCATCTTGCACGTCTCGGTCGACCAGGCGATCCAAGCGGCTTTTATTGACTTTCGGAGGCTTCCTGAGCCCCCTGGTTGGCGTCCGCAGCGCTTGCCCAGACGCCGGTTATTGCCCCACCCAAGGTCAATACCGACCATAGTATAGGTCTGAGAATGAGGGCTGTCAAGCAAATCCGGGGAATGAATCCGGTGATTATTGTGTCGATGGGGTGCGGCCTACTGCCGCCCCGTCAGCCACTCCCGCGCCGACGGTACGCCCGCGAGCCCCTTCGCCTCGCGGATGGCGTTCAGCACGGCCCGTTGCACCGCTTCTGCCGCCAGCGCGCCGATGACCCCGGCGTTCGCGGCGCCCGCGGCCTCGCTGGTCGCGAGCGCGAAGATCGCGTCGCCGTCGACGGGGCAGTGGGCAGGCCGGATGGCGCGGCTTATGCCGTCGTGCGCCATCTGCGCAACGGTCGTCGCCTGTGTTTTGGTTAGGGTCGCGTTCGTGGCCACGACACCGATGGTCGTATTCGCCAGCGGCAGCGTCGCGAACGGACCCGCCGTCCGCATGAGGTCGACCGCGCTCTCAAAGCGCCCCTGCTCGCCCCGCACGCCGGCCACGATCTGCCCCGTCTGCGGGTCGACGATCTCCCCAAACGCGTTCACCGCCACGAGCGCCCCGACGACCACCTCGCCGGTCCTCTCGCTCGCCGTGCCGATGCCGCCCTTAAGCCCGCGCGCTATCGTCCGCACCTTGGCGACGGTCGCGCCCGTGCCCGCGCCCACGCTGCCTTGCGCGACGCGCCCCCCTTTCGCTGCCTTGCAGGCCCGGTAGCCGGCCTCAGCGTTCGGCCGCACATCGTGGCGTCCGATGTTGAGGTCGAAGAGGACGGCGCCGCAGACGATCGGGATCACCGAACCGCCGTAGGAGAAGCCGATGCCGCGCTCCTCGAGGTAGCGCATGATACCGGAGCCGACGTCGAGCCCAAACGCGCTGCCGCCGGTGAGGAAGACGGCGTGCACCTGCTGGACGAGCGCCTCGGGGCGCAACAGCGACGCCTCGCGGGTGCCCGGGGCGCCGCCGCGCACGTCCACGCCGGCGACCGCGCCCTTCTTGCAGAGGACGACTGTGCAGCCGGTGGCGGCCCTCCGGTCCGTCCAGTGCCCGACGAGTATGCCGGGGACGTCCGTTATCGCGTCGTGTCTTCTCATCTCATAGGGCGAGCATCTTGCCTGCCGCGCATGTCCTGGTTTATGCGCCTCTTCCGCAACATTGAAGCGTGGCCCGAATCGCCCCTGGTCGGGTACGGAGCGCCGACCCTACGGGGAACCGGGCGCAGGCTGGCAGCGCGGACAGAAGTGGGCGCTGCGGCCTCCTACCTTCGCCCGCTGGATTTCGGCGCCGCAAACATAGCACGGCTGCCCCGTACGGCGGAAGACCTTCACCTTGATCTGGTGCCGCCCTGCCTGCCCGTTCGCATCGACGTAATCGCGGAACGACGACCCGCGGTTGCCGAGGGCCTCGCGCAGCACCTCACGTATGCCGCGCCGAACGCCCTTCACCTCTCGCTCCGACAGGGAATCGGCGCGACGCAGCGGGTTGACGCGCGCCGCGAAAAGCGCCTCGTCGGCGTAGATGTTGCCGAGTCCCGCCAGCGTCTTCTGGTCCATCAGCACGGCCTTAACCGGCGCCCGCCGCCGCTCGAAGGCGCGTTGCAGGTAGCCGGCCGTGAACCGATCCGACAGGGCGTCGGGGCCGAGCTTGTCGGTTACCGCTCGCAAGTCCTCGACGAGGCGCAGTCGCCCCAGCTTGCGCAGGTCGGCGTAACGCAGGTCCGCACCGTTGTCGAGCGAAAGGACGGCGCGAAGATACGGGTCATCGGTGTCGCCGGCGTTGCGGAGGAGGAGCGAGCCGGTCATGCGCAGGTGGACGGCGAGGTGGAGCCCGCCCGAGAGCGCGAACAGGAGGTACTTCCCCCGCCGTTCGATCCCCTCGATGCGGCGTCCCTTCAGCTTGCTGCGGAACGTGACGGGCGAGGCGCCCTCGACGGTCGGCACGCGGTCGCGGACGATGCGGACGGCGGTTATGGAGCGTCCGACGACGCGGGGCGCGAGGTCGCGGCGTATCGTTTCTACTTCCGGCAGCTCAGGCATGGGGAGCGCATTTGGGACGGGGTCGGCACACGGTTCCGGGGTTTCAAACTCTCGGCCTAGCGCGACGCTGTCAGGCGCGGGCCGCGGGATTCATCCCACAGAACCGTCCAGTCATCCATCGTCTCTACCTCGGGCAACTCAGCCAAATCAGGGGGAGCCCGGAGGGCGATGTCCCTCTCCGGCGGGAGTCTGGACCCGCCTCCCGGCAAAGCAGGTGTGTCCCCCCGGCACTAACAAACGCCCCGCGGGTGGGCGGCGGGAAGATGGGCGCAAGTGTTCCGGCGATAACGCCAACGCCGTACAGGAACGCCACGCTTCATTCCTGGTCAACACCTTACATCCGCCTGGAAGAGCACCGGGATTACACTTCGCCCCAGTTCTTGCCCAGCTTCACGTCCACCTTCAGCGGCACGTCCAGCTCCAGCGACGCCGGCATGATCCGCAGCACCATCTCCCGCAGGTCGGTCATCTCCGAGGCCGGCCCTTCGAAGATCAGCTCGTCGTGCACCTGCAGCAGCATCTTCGAACGCATCTTCCGCGCCTCGAGCTCCGCGTCCAGCCTGTCCATCGCCACTTTGATGATGTCGGCGGCGGTCCCCTGCACCGGCATGTTGATCGCGATGCGCTCGGCGGCGCCCCGCACCTGCGGGTTCGCCGAGTTGATCGCCGGGATGTAGCGCCGGCGCCCCATCATCGTCTCCGCGTACCCCTTCACCCGCGCGTCGCCTATCACCTCCTCGCGCCATTCCTTCACGCGCGCGTACTTCTCGAAATAGCGGTTGATGAACTCTGTCGCCTCCTCGCGCGATATCCCCTCGCGCTGCGACAGCCCGAACCCCGTCAGCCCGTACAGCACGCCGAAGTTGAACACTTTCGCCCGCCTTCGCATCGTCGGCGTCACCTCCTCGATGGGAACGCCGAACACCTGCGACGCCGTCGCCGCGTGGATGTCCTCGTCCTGCCGGAACGCTTCCAGGAGGCCGGGGTCTTTGCACAGGTGCGCCAGGATGCGCAGCTCCACCTGTGAGTAGTCGGCGGCGAGCAAGTAGGGGTCCGGGCCTACGTCTCGAGCGATGAACGCGGCCCGGATCTGGCCCCCCAGTTCGCCCCGCACGGGGATGTTTTGCAGGTTCGGGTCGTTTGACGACAGCCGGCCTGTCGCCGTGATCGTCTGGTTGAACGTCGTGTGGATGCGGCCGGTGTTCGGGTTGATAAGCGCGGGCAGCGTGTCTATGTAAGTCGACTTCAGTTTCGTAAGCTGGCGGTACGTCAGGATCATGTCGATAACCGGATGGGCGTCCCGCAGCGCCTCGAGCACCATCGCGTCGGTTGCGTAGCCCTGCTGCCTCACCTTGCGCGGCTTCGGCAGCCCGATCTCCTCAAACAGCACCACCGAAAGCTGCTGCGGCGACCCGATGTTGAACTGGTGCCCGCAGGCCTCGTATATCTGCTGTTCCAGCGCGACAATCTGCGTCTCCAGTTGCTGCGACATCTCCCGCAAGACCGCCACATCGATCGCTACGCCTGCCAGCTCCATGCGCGTGAGCACCGGCACCAGCGGCATCTCAACTTCCGTGAAGAGGCTCCACAGGTTCTGTTCCTTCAGCTCCTTCTCGAGTAGCGCGCGCAGACGGAAAGTCACGTCGGCGTCGCCGCATGAGTAATCGGCGACGGCGCTCACAGGCGCCTGCGCCATCGAGAGCTGCTTCGGCCCGCGCCTGCCGAGGATCTCCGTGATGTCCGTCATCTCGATGCCTAGGCGGCGCGACGCCAGCCACTTCAGGCTCAGCGATCCCTCGCCCGGCCGGTACGCCTCCGAGCCGCCGCCCTCGCCGAGCAGATACGCGGCGACCATCGTGTCAAACGCAAGGCCGCGGACAGTCACGCCGTGGTTCGCGAGCACCACCATGTCGTACTTGCCGTTGTGCGCCACTTTGGGGCGCAGCCCGTCCTCCAGCACCGGGCCGAGCTTCGACAGCACGGTCGAAAGCGGCAACTGCGGCCTGCCGCCGAGCTCCGCGATGTGCCCGACGGGGATGTAGAACGCCTCCGCGATGGAATCGGAGAACGACAGGCCGACGAGCCGCGCGCGCATGGCATGTATCTCGTCCGTCTCGGTGTCGAACGAGAAACTCTCGGCCTTGGACAACCGTTGCGCCAGCGAGTCCAGCTCCTCTTCGTCGTAGATGCAGTGGTATATCTTCTCCGGCGCTCCCAGCTCGACCGGGGGCGCCTTCTCTTCCAGGGGACGCACGTACTCGGGCAGTCTGCCCATCAGGGTCCGGAACTCCAGCTCGCGGAAGATCTCCAGGACCTTCTGTCGGTCGTACCCTTTAAGCTCGGCGGCCTTGAGATCGAGGCTGACGGGCACGTCCGTGCGGATCGTCGCCATCTCCTTACTGTGGCGCGCTTCTTCTTCGTGGGCGGCGAGCGTCTCCCGCAGCTTCGACGGCTCGACGAGATCGAGGTGCTCGTAGATTGTCTCGACGCTGCCGAACTGCTCGATGAGACGCACTGCCGTTTTCTCGCCGACGCCGGGCACGCCGGGAATGTTGTCCGACACGTCGCCCTTGAGCCCTTTGAAGTCCGGCATCTGCTGCGGATCGAAACCGTAGCGCTCGCGCGCCGACCTCTCGTCGTAGACGACGGTGTCGCGCTGGTAAGGGCGGAACATGAAGAGTTTTACGTTCGGCCGCAGAAGCTGGACCATGTCGCTGTCCAGGCTGACGACGTACGTCTCGATGCCCTGCTCCGCAGCCTGTCGCGCGAGAGTCCCGAGCACGTCGTCGGCCTCGAAGCCCTCGACCTGAAAAATGGGGATGTTGAACGCCTCGATCAGCTCCACACAGCGCGCGAACTGCTCGCGCAGGTCTTCGGGCGCACCGGGGCGCTGCGCTTTATACGTGTCGTCAAGCTCGTGTCGGAACGTCGGCCCCTTGGGGTCAAGGGCGACGATTATGTGCGTTGGGCGAAGCTGTTCGAGCACGCTCAGCAGCGTGTTGGCGAGCCCGTATACCGCGGTCACCACTTCGCCCGTCTTGCGCACGACCAGCGGCTCGCGGAAAGCGTGATACGCGCGGTGGATGATGCCGTGTCCGTCGAGGAGCGCCAGCAGGGGTTTGTCGGTATCCGAAGCCATCGACACGATTATAGCATCGGAAGCGGCGGCTGCGAAGGAGCGCGGATGGCCTGCTCACCGGCGACGTGCTAGGATCGCGGTCGGGGTCTCGATACGTGGTCCTTCACCTTCTGCTCGTGCGCCTGAAAGCGCGGGACCGTCACGAAAACGGGGAAGCGCTCGTCTCCCGATTCCTGCGCCTTCAACACGCCTGCGAAGTGTTGCGCCTCGGCTGCGTCGTTGGCAGCCGCGCCGGCTCCACGCACGATCTCGCGCTCTTCGCCTACCTCGCGGACGCCGCCGCCCTCGAGCGCTTCGGCACCGACGCCCGCTACATGCGGTTTCTTCAGCAGTCCTTCCTGCCTGCCGTCGGCGATTTCGTGACCATGGACATCGTCATCGACGACGGCCCGCTGCCGGAGAACCGACCATCCGCTCTTTGCTTCTGCCTCAACGTCGCGCCGGCCACCTACGACTGGCAGGTGCGCTCGCTCCTCGAGAGGTTCATCGCCGCGCCGGGCGCGTCCGCGGCATCGCTGGGAATGGCGCTGAACGACCGCCAGCCGTACAGGGCAGGGGGTGTGGTGTATGCGCCGAAGGGGCAGATCGAGGCGTTTGCGGAGATGTTTCGGGAGCTGGCGGCTGAGGCCGTTGTCACCGGCGCAGTATCGGTTGCGGGCGGGCTGACCCTTCAGGCAACCGGCTGACGTTTCACTGTGCCGCCTGTCCCGCTTTCAATTGCTCGCGCGCCACTTTTTCGACAACCGTGAGCGCCTGCTCAATGTCCTCGCGGTCGACACCGTAGTGGGTGACCATCCGCACGCGGTCGGGCCCGACCGGCAACGCCAAGACTCCTCGCTCCGAAAGCGCCGTGAGAAAATCCCGCATCTCCCACCGCTCGTCGATCGAGAAGATCACGATGTTTGTAGGCGCGCGGGCGGGATCGATCGAAATGCCTTCAATAGACGAAAGCCCTTCGGCCAGCGCGCGTGCGTTCTCGTGGTCCTCCGCCAGCCGGTCGACCATCTTTTCAAGCGCGACGATGCCGGCCGCGCCCAGGATGCCGACCTGACGCATGGCGCCGCCGACCCATCGCCGCGACTGCCGCGCCCGCACGATGAACTCGCCACTGCCGCAGAGGACGGAGCCCACCGGCGCCGATAGCCCTTTCGACAAGCAGAACATCACCGAGTCCGCTTCTCTCGCCAGCTCGGCGGCAGGCACACCGAGCGCGACGGCGGCGTTGAATATGCGGGCTCCATCCAGATGCAGGGGGACGCCACGCTCGTGCGCCACCTCCGCCACCCGGGCCGTGTACTCGGCGCTCAAGGGGACGCCGCCGCAGCGCATGTGTGTGTTCTCCAGGCAAACGAGGGTAATGGGCGGGCCCTGGCTCTCCCACAGGACCTTGTCAAGCTCCGCGACGTCGATGCGCCCGTCCTCGTCGTTCGGCAGCTCACGCATATCGACGCCGACGAGGTGGCTTATCCCCTCGCCTTCGTAGTAGTGGATGTGGGCCTCGCTCCCGACAATTATGCGATCGTCGGCCTCGCAATGCGTCAGCACGGCCACGAGGTTGCCCATCGTCCCGCTGGCGACGAAAAGAGCGTCTTCTTTGCCCAGCTTTTCGGCGGCGATGCTCTCCAACCGCTTTATCGTCGGGTCCTCATGGTGGACGTCATCACCGACTTCCGCCCTGTACATCGCTTCGCGCATCTCTTGAGTGGGGAGCGTCACCGTGTCGCTGCGAAGGTCGATCGTCTTCACAGTTGCCTCCTCGGGCTTGCGCAACGTCTCATCGCCCACATTATAGATGCAAGAAGGCAGGAGTTCATCTCCTGCCTTTCGCGTTCTGTATGGTAGCGCATGCGGGATTCGAACCCGCGATCTCCGCCTTGAGAGGGCGGTGTCCTGGGCCGCTAGACGAATGCGCCGAACCTATTATCGTTGAACCCGCGCTGCGGCGCAACCTACTGCGCGTCTTGCAGGCTCTCAGCGCCCTTCGCCGTCAGCTCGTACCGCTCGCCCGCCACTTCGACGAGCCCGGCGTAGGAAAGCTCCCGCAGCCCGCTCCGAACACGGAAAAGTGACATGTTGGTCTTTTCGGCGACCTCTTCGGGCGAACGGGGGCCTTCCTTCAGGGCGCTCAGCATCGCCCTTCCCGATGCCGTCGGCTTGCCTTCAGGCGTAACGCATGCCACGGCGTCACACCTTCTTCCGACACAGGTACCAGTCTGTGCAGTCGTAGCCCTCGGTGAGCCGTTCCTCCGCGCCTTCCTGCGTCAGCGGCGGCGGGACGATCACGGGGTCGCCGGGGCGCCAGTTGGCCGGCGTCGCCACGTTGTGCTCGTCCGTCGTTTGCAGAGCATCGATCAGTCGCACGATCTCGTCCATGTTCCGCCCCGCGCTCAGCGGGTAATACAGCATCGCCCGTACTATCTGGTTAGGGTCGATGATGAAAACGCAGCGCACGGCCTCGGTGTTGCTCTGATCGGGGTGGATCATGCCGTAGGCGTTTGCCACCACTTTGTTCAGATCGGCGATGATGGGGTACTGGATTTTCACGCCGGTCTTCTCCTCAATGTTGCGCAACCAGGCAATATGCGAAAAGACGCTGTCGATGCTGAGCCCGAGCAGGTCGACGCCGCGCTTCTGCAGCTCGTCGTATATCTCGGCGAAAGCGATGAACTCGGTTGTGCATACGGGCGTGAAATCGGCGGGGTGTGAGAAAAGGACAAGCCAACGGCCGCGAAAATCGTCAAGAGTGAGGGTTCCCTGCGTGGTCTGCGCTACGAAGTCGGGTGCGGGGCCGCCGAGCCGCGGCAGGCCGATTGTCTCACCCACCTCTACCATTCGGCACCTCCCTGTGAATCGGCTGCGTAGAAAGAATTGGCTGGGGAGGGAGGATTCGAACCCCCGCATACGGATCCAGAGTCCGCTGTCCTACCTCTAGACGACTCCCCAACCGAACCTCATTCTATCATGGGGTTCTCAGGGCGTAAACAGAGACGAATACGGCGGGAGCACGCCTGAGCTGCGCGCGCCGGGCGGCACAGCGCGAAACGATGTGCGCCGGGATATCGTGCCCTTAGCCGTGCAGCCGGCCGAGCGCGTCTTCCAGCCGCGCCAGCGACCGCTCGCGGCCCAGCACCTCCATCGTCTCGAAGAGGGGAGGCGTCGCCGTGCGGCCCGTCACCGCCACACGCACCAGCATGAAGAGATCGCCTGTCTTGAGCGACAGCTCCTCCGCCAGCGGTCGCAGCGCGCCTTCCAGCGCCTCGTGCCGCCAGTCCTCGATGCCGCTCACACGCTTGACTACCGCATCCAGGACGCGCGCCGCCTCTTCCGGCTTGCCCGCGAACCGCTTCCCCAGTAGCGTGTCGAGGCCGTGGTCAAGCGTCCCCTCGACGAAGAAGAAGCCCAGCAGGTCGACGGCTTCGTCGAGGCGCCGCATGCGCTCCTGGGCCAGCGGCACGAGCCGCATCACGAAGCCGGCGTCGAGCGGCCGTGGCGCCTCCGGCGGCAGGTCGCGCTCCAGTCGCTCCTTCAGAAGCTCGCCGAAGCGCTCCGGCGAAAGCTCGCGCATGTACACGCCGTTCATCCACGTCAGCTTGTCCACGTCGAAGATCGCCGGATTCTTCACCACGCGCTCGAGGCTGAAGTAGCGGATGAACTGCTCGCGCGAGATGATCTCCGTCCGGTCGTCCAGCGACCACCCGAGCAGCCCGAGGAAGTTGAACATCGCCTCCGGTAGGTAGCCCTGCCTCTCGTAGTCGAGTATCGACACGGCGCCGTGGCGCTTGCTCAGCTTCGCGCGGTCCTTTCCTAGCAGCATCGGCAGATGGCCGAACAGCGGCGGCTGCCAGCCCAGCGCGTCGTAGATCAGCAGGTGGCGCGGCGTGCTGGGGAGCCACTCGTCGGCGCGCAGCACGTGCGATATCTCCATCAAGTGGTCGTCGACGACGCTCGCGAGGTGATACGTTGGAAAGCCGTCCGACTTCAGGAGCACGAAATCGTCCAGCGTTTCGTTCTCGAAACTCACGTGCTCGCGTATGAGGTCGAAGAACGACGTCTGCCCGGAGAGCGGCGTCTTGAACCGCACGACGGCGGCCAGCCCCTCGGCCTCCCGTTGCTCGCGCTGTTCGGGCGTTAGATTCCGGCAGAAGCGGTCGTAGCGCGGAGGCTCCTTGCGACGCGTCTGCTCCGCCCGCACCTTCTCCAGCCGCTCCGGCGAGCAGTAGCAGCGGTATGCCATTCCCCTCTCGATAAGCTCCCGCGACGCGCGGTCGTAGTGCTCCAGCCGCTGCGACTGGAAGTACGGTCCGTAAGGCCCTTCCACGTCCGGCCCTTCGTCCCAATCGAGGCCGAGCCAGCGCAGTCCCCGCAGTATGGCGTCGAGCGCGCCCGGAACGATGCGCGCCTGATCGGTGTCTTCGATGCGCAGCACGAACTTGCCCCCTTCGTGGCGCGCAAAGAGCCAGTTGAAGAGGGCGGTGCGGATGTTCCCCACGTGGGGAACGCCGGTGGGACTTGGCGCAAACCGAACGCGGACGGTCAAAGACTAGACCCTGAAACCCTTCGAATACATTCTACATCTTCCGCGAGGCTACTTCAGGAAGCGGGCCGGCACCCGCATCACGCCGAGCAGACCCATCACCACCATCGTCACCAGCGATATCGCCGTCAGCACGCCCGAAAGGGCGAAGGGCCTCTCTTCCGCGTACCCGACGAAGCCCATGTTGATGAAATCGGAAAGCTCTTCCCGGAGCCCTTCCCACCCCAGAGCGATGACCAGGACAACCATCGCCGCGACCGTCAGGAGCGCGAACGACAGCGTGAAGCCGGCGATCACCAGCTCCCACCGGCCCGGCTCCGACCCCCCGCCCGCAGTGCGCCAGCGGTTGGCGTAGTAGTTGATGAGGCCCGGCACGACCACAAACGCGCTGAGGATAATAACGAACAGCAGCAGGTCCATCAGCCACCTCCGTGTGACCTGAAACTTGAGGACATAGCGGCGGGCGCCGCCTCGGTCGCGACAATTCTAGTCGAAGGCAGGCCGAGCCTCAAGACGGGCGGGAAGGCGCTGCTCGCGCCAGACGAAGCGCCTGCTCCAGGTCATCCGGCAGCGGCGATTCTAGCTCCATGCGCCGCCCGTCGACGGGATGACGAAAGGCGAGCCGGTACGCGTGCAGGAACTGACGCGCGACGAGCGAAGAGGGGCGCCCGTAAACGGCATCCCCGACGACAGGGTGCCCGATAGCGGCGAGATGCACTCGTATCTGGTGCGTTCGCCCCGTCGAAGGCGCCACCTCGAGCAGCGTGTAGCCGCCGATGCGCTCGCGCTTGCGATAGCGCGTGATCGCCTCGCGCCCGCCTGCGACAATCGCCATCCGCTTTCGGTTGCGCGGGTCTCGCCCGATGGCCCCCTCGATGACTCCTTCCGGCGGCTCGACATCTCCCTTCACCAGCGCCAGATAGCCCTTCTCGACTTGCCGCTCCTTCAACTGGCGCGACATCCCCTCGTGGGCGAGGTCGTTCTTCGCCACCAGCAGTAGCCCGGAGGTGTCCCTGTCGAGCCGGTGGACGATCCCGGGGCGCAGCCTGCCGCCGATCCCCGAGAGATCGGGGCTATGGGCGAGGAGGGCATTCACCAAAGTGTTGCGCGCGCGGCCGGCGCCGGGGTGGACGGCCATGCCGGCGGGCTTGTCGACGACGATGATGTCGACGTCCTCGTGGATGATTCGCAACGGGAGAGG contains the following coding sequences:
- the gltX gene encoding glutamate--tRNA ligase, with the translated sequence MTVRVRFAPSPTGVPHVGNIRTALFNWLFARHEGGKFVLRIEDTDQARIVPGALDAILRGLRWLGLDWDEGPDVEGPYGPYFQSQRLEHYDRASRELIERGMAYRCYCSPERLEKVRAEQTRRKEPPRYDRFCRNLTPEQREQREAEGLAAVVRFKTPLSGQTSFFDLIREHVSFENETLDDFVLLKSDGFPTYHLASVVDDHLMEISHVLRADEWLPSTPRHLLIYDALGWQPPLFGHLPMLLGKDRAKLSKRHGAVSILDYERQGYLPEAMFNFLGLLGWSLDDRTEIISREQFIRYFSLERVVKNPAIFDVDKLTWMNGVYMRELSPERFGELLKERLERDLPPEAPRPLDAGFVMRLVPLAQERMRRLDEAVDLLGFFFVEGTLDHGLDTLLGKRFAGKPEEAARVLDAVVKRVSGIEDWRHEALEGALRPLAEELSLKTGDLFMLVRVAVTGRTATPPLFETMEVLGRERSLARLEDALGRLHG
- a CDS encoding RluA family pseudouridine synthase — protein: MAAEEGSLKERVFRIVAEGGGERLDVFVARHCPGVSRSQAQRLIRELEVTVNGRSARPSLLVEAGDDVEVRVPPPQPIEAEPQPLPLRIIHEDVDIIVVDKPAGMAVHPGAGRARNTLVNALLAHSPDLSGIGGRLRPGIVHRLDRDTSGLLLVAKNDLAHEGMSRQLKERQVEKGYLALVKGDVEPPEGVIEGAIGRDPRNRKRMAIVAGGREAITRYRKRERIGGYTLLEVAPSTGRTHQIRVHLAAIGHPVVGDAVYGRPSSLVARQFLHAYRLAFRHPVDGRRMELESPLPDDLEQALRLARAAPSRPS